A DNA window from Bdellovibrio sp. BCCA contains the following coding sequences:
- a CDS encoding efflux RND transporter permease subunit: MINKIIHFSVYNRALVLLFTGMLALAGVYSFQHLPIDAVPDITNNQVQINTTIEGLAPEEIERTITFPVESSMRGIAGVTEVRSITRFGLSQVTVVFKDAVDIYRARQMVTERLQGVLPELPKGAEAKLGPVSTGLGEIYQYTLDFKKPAQNSEERLKQLMEIKALQDWFIKPRLLTVEGVAEINTTGGFEKQFHVQPDVKKMASYGIHFEEIVEALEKVNKNVGGGYIAQTAEQFLVQGIGLFKSAADIEKVPVKQLDSFRIVKVGDIAKVRLGKELRTGAATLNGQETVLGTVMMLLGENSRTVSTRVQSKIEEIRKTLPEDIEMTTVYNRSDLVNATLGTVEHNLMMGATLVIVVLFLLIGNIRAAVITAITIPLSLLATFLVMKPLGLSGNLMSLGALDFGIIVDGTVILIDNCVRFVHKKSKEFGRALTKEEVQNAVYEAAVEVRVAAGFGELIVIVVFLPIFALVGVEGKMFTPMAATFAIAVASALVLSFTTAPALASLILSGNAKDKEPRFMGWIRKAYQPLLEITFKHKTATLSVAVISVLIGAVLFAKRGAEFLPQLSEGSYAFHMIRPVNISLDQSMAFQLKADKIIKEFPEVENVFSRIGTSEVATDPMGVNISDTYIMLKDRSDWPKSYEGKKHTYESLVKTLIARLEKELPGQNYLASQPIQMRFNELLEGTRADVSVKVFGPDLQTNMDLAKKVQEVVAQVPGAGDVEVDLAGTSPVLRVEPKEEAIQKYGADVSEVLSTISIALGGQEAGYLYENERKYPIVVRLSDEERSDLATIRALPVGLGSNSTTVLSNLATSKFAETFGSINREDSNRRSAVLINLRGRDTESFVNEAQEAVEKAIELPQGYYLQWGGNFKNLQEARNRLLVLTPVALILVLLMIYAAFKSLGQTMLIFSCIPFALVGGVIGLIANGLPFSISAGVGFIALSGIAVLNGVVLVNYFNQLKLEGKTGKELVIEGTLIRLRPVLMTALVAIFGFLPMMLSTGIGAEVQRPLASVVIGGIVSSTLLTLIVLPTLYAIFENRFKGRVAH; this comes from the coding sequence ATGATTAACAAAATAATTCATTTTTCAGTTTATAATCGTGCCTTGGTTTTGCTTTTCACGGGAATGCTGGCGCTCGCGGGTGTTTATTCTTTTCAACATCTGCCCATTGATGCGGTTCCTGATATCACTAACAACCAAGTGCAAATCAACACCACCATTGAAGGCCTGGCTCCGGAGGAGATCGAACGCACGATTACTTTTCCTGTAGAGTCTTCCATGCGCGGAATCGCTGGTGTAACAGAAGTACGCTCCATCACTCGTTTTGGTCTTTCGCAGGTCACGGTGGTTTTTAAAGATGCCGTTGATATTTATCGCGCAAGACAAATGGTAACGGAACGCCTGCAAGGTGTTTTGCCGGAACTTCCAAAAGGTGCGGAAGCAAAGCTAGGACCTGTTTCAACAGGGCTCGGTGAAATCTACCAATACACTTTGGATTTTAAAAAACCTGCGCAAAATTCGGAAGAACGTTTGAAACAGTTGATGGAGATTAAAGCTCTTCAGGATTGGTTCATTAAACCACGTCTTTTAACGGTGGAGGGAGTAGCCGAAATCAACACCACCGGAGGATTTGAAAAACAATTCCACGTTCAGCCTGATGTCAAAAAAATGGCTTCTTATGGGATTCATTTCGAAGAAATCGTAGAGGCTTTAGAGAAGGTCAATAAAAACGTCGGTGGCGGATACATCGCGCAGACAGCGGAACAGTTTTTGGTGCAGGGAATTGGACTGTTTAAATCGGCGGCAGATATTGAAAAGGTTCCAGTCAAACAACTGGATTCATTTCGTATCGTGAAAGTCGGCGATATTGCTAAAGTGCGGTTAGGAAAAGAGCTGCGTACAGGAGCGGCGACCCTCAATGGTCAAGAGACTGTGCTGGGAACTGTGATGATGCTCTTAGGAGAAAACAGCCGGACGGTTTCTACACGCGTTCAAAGCAAGATCGAAGAAATTAGAAAGACTTTACCTGAAGATATCGAGATGACAACGGTCTATAACAGATCGGATTTGGTCAACGCGACATTGGGTACGGTTGAACATAATCTTATGATGGGAGCGACATTGGTCATTGTCGTGTTGTTCCTGCTTATCGGAAATATTCGGGCCGCGGTCATTACTGCGATTACAATTCCTCTGTCATTGCTAGCGACCTTTTTAGTGATGAAGCCTTTGGGTCTTTCCGGAAATCTCATGAGCTTGGGAGCTCTTGATTTTGGTATCATCGTCGACGGTACGGTGATCTTGATTGATAACTGCGTGCGCTTCGTTCACAAAAAAAGCAAAGAGTTTGGACGGGCATTAACTAAAGAAGAGGTTCAGAATGCCGTTTATGAAGCGGCCGTTGAAGTGCGTGTCGCTGCGGGATTTGGTGAGTTGATTGTCATTGTGGTGTTCTTACCCATCTTTGCTCTTGTCGGTGTTGAAGGAAAAATGTTTACGCCGATGGCGGCAACATTTGCAATTGCGGTGGCCTCGGCCCTGGTTCTTTCTTTTACAACCGCACCAGCGTTGGCCTCTTTGATTTTATCGGGAAATGCGAAGGACAAAGAGCCGCGCTTTATGGGGTGGATCAGAAAAGCTTATCAACCTTTGCTTGAAATCACCTTTAAGCACAAGACGGCGACTCTGTCCGTGGCTGTGATTTCAGTTTTGATTGGTGCCGTGCTTTTTGCCAAACGCGGAGCTGAGTTTTTACCGCAACTCAGTGAAGGTTCTTACGCCTTTCATATGATTCGTCCAGTGAACATCAGTCTGGATCAGTCAATGGCGTTTCAATTAAAGGCCGATAAAATTATTAAAGAGTTTCCCGAGGTCGAAAACGTTTTTTCGCGAATTGGAACCAGTGAAGTTGCGACGGATCCAATGGGTGTGAATATCTCTGATACTTACATCATGTTGAAAGATCGTTCTGATTGGCCGAAATCCTATGAAGGAAAAAAGCACACTTATGAGTCTTTGGTAAAAACTTTGATCGCCCGTTTAGAAAAAGAATTGCCAGGCCAAAATTATTTGGCTTCGCAGCCGATCCAAATGCGTTTCAATGAGTTGCTTGAAGGAACAAGAGCTGATGTCTCTGTGAAAGTTTTTGGCCCTGATTTACAGACCAATATGGATCTCGCAAAGAAAGTTCAAGAAGTGGTAGCGCAAGTTCCAGGTGCTGGAGACGTTGAGGTGGACTTGGCGGGAACCAGTCCTGTCTTGCGGGTTGAACCAAAAGAAGAAGCGATTCAAAAATATGGTGCTGACGTCTCTGAGGTTCTGAGTACTATTTCAATTGCTCTTGGAGGACAAGAAGCAGGGTACCTTTATGAGAATGAAAGAAAATATCCGATTGTTGTTCGGCTCAGCGATGAAGAGCGTTCGGATCTGGCGACGATTCGGGCTTTGCCGGTGGGATTAGGTTCTAACTCGACAACGGTTTTGTCGAATCTTGCGACTTCCAAATTTGCAGAAACATTTGGTTCCATCAATCGTGAAGATTCCAACCGTCGTTCGGCGGTGCTAATCAATCTGCGCGGTCGCGATACAGAAAGTTTCGTAAACGAAGCGCAAGAAGCGGTTGAAAAAGCCATTGAACTTCCTCAAGGATATTATCTGCAATGGGGAGGTAACTTTAAAAATCTTCAAGAAGCGCGCAACCGTTTATTGGTTCTGACTCCCGTGGCTTTGATTCTGGTTCTTTTAATGATCTATGCTGCGTTTAAAAGTCTGGGTCAGACAATGCTGATTTTCTCCTGCATTCCTTTTGCTTTGGTCGGAGGCGTGATCGGGCTGATTGCCAATGGATTGCCATTTAGTATTTCCGCAGGTGTCGGGTTTATTGCTCTTTCTGGAATTGCGGTTTTAAATGGCGTTGTTTTGGTGAACTATTTTAATCAGCTTAAGCTTGAAGGAAAAACTGGCAAAGAGCTTGTGATCGAAGGAACACTCATCCGTCTTCGTCCCGTCTTGATGACGGCCCTTGTGGCTATCTTTGGTTTTTTACCAATGATGCTTTCAACGGGGATTGGAGCTGAGGTGCAAAGGCCTTTGGCTTCTGTGGTGATCGGTGGGATTGTGTCTTCGACGCTTTTGACGTTGATTGTGTTACCAACTCTTTACGCGATATTTGAAAACAGGTTTAAAGGACGCGTGGCCCATTAG
- a CDS encoding TolC family protein encodes MSYLRLVPLALFVSSMAWAETEACGNITTYQQIIACAESRSPEVLRAESMVNAKRAATGAATQLLNPELSVESVKDETDVSLAFPIELGGKRKGRKEVAEGEAGRVEQELFLAKAQVRKQTLLKLLRLRQFYSEQGLMEESLETFTKLVKQYEARLLRSPEQEVTLMVFRVAKGDYGFKKMEYDEELAGLESYFKINTGLSIEVIKKILPTTSAKWPVLEDHNADLKSSPLLALYDSEIRIAQGEVTKARGDAWPTMSVGPSAKFTKEDGKNTEHYGVNLSMPLPVLSLNGGNKATAHALLQSAETRKNLALQELQAEKDRLLKIYQRSVKALEETPTGKVLDKNHQRMESLFARGVVPSSLVIEVHRSLVDFEKTRSERETKAAEAYLDLRILHGEAVELNL; translated from the coding sequence ATGTCTTATTTAAGATTAGTTCCACTGGCTCTTTTTGTTTCGTCCATGGCGTGGGCAGAAACAGAGGCCTGTGGCAACATAACGACTTATCAACAAATTATCGCGTGCGCGGAATCGCGTTCTCCTGAAGTTTTGCGTGCAGAATCCATGGTGAATGCGAAAAGAGCCGCTACCGGGGCTGCGACGCAACTCTTGAATCCTGAACTTAGTGTCGAAAGCGTAAAAGATGAAACGGATGTCTCTTTGGCATTTCCGATTGAGCTTGGCGGGAAACGCAAAGGTCGTAAGGAAGTGGCAGAGGGCGAGGCAGGCCGGGTAGAACAAGAGTTATTCTTGGCTAAAGCTCAAGTGCGTAAGCAAACGCTTTTAAAACTTTTGCGTCTTCGTCAGTTTTATTCCGAACAAGGTTTAATGGAAGAATCACTGGAAACATTTACGAAACTAGTGAAGCAGTATGAAGCTCGACTACTACGATCTCCAGAGCAAGAAGTGACTTTGATGGTTTTTAGAGTCGCTAAAGGAGATTATGGATTTAAGAAGATGGAATATGATGAAGAGCTGGCAGGCTTAGAATCGTATTTCAAAATCAACACCGGATTAAGCATTGAGGTGATTAAAAAAATTCTTCCAACGACAAGCGCGAAGTGGCCGGTTCTAGAGGATCACAATGCTGATCTGAAATCGTCGCCGCTTTTAGCTCTTTATGATTCGGAGATTCGAATTGCTCAAGGTGAGGTGACGAAAGCGCGCGGGGATGCCTGGCCCACAATGAGCGTTGGCCCGTCAGCGAAGTTTACAAAAGAAGACGGAAAAAATACGGAACACTATGGTGTGAATTTAAGTATGCCTCTGCCGGTTTTAAGCCTGAATGGTGGCAACAAGGCGACAGCCCATGCTCTTTTGCAATCAGCAGAGACTCGCAAGAACTTAGCTCTTCAGGAACTGCAGGCTGAAAAGGATCGACTTCTAAAAATCTATCAGCGCTCGGTGAAAGCTTTAGAGGAAACACCGACAGGAAAAGTGCTCGATAAAAATCACCAGCGTATGGAAAGTCTTTTTGCTCGTGGAGTGGTGCCCAGTTCCTTGGTGATTGAAGTGCATCGTTCCTTGGTGGATTTTGAAAAGACCCGTAGCGAAAGAGAAACAAAGGCTGCCGAAGCCTATCTGGATTTACGCATCCTTCATGGCGAAGCGGTGGAGCTGAATTTATGA